A portion of the Gossypium arboreum isolate Shixiya-1 chromosome 8, ASM2569848v2, whole genome shotgun sequence genome contains these proteins:
- the LOC108470184 gene encoding uncharacterized protein LOC108470184, translating into MESELVLHNGGCHCKKVRWKVQAPTSVIAWKCNCSDCSMRGNVHFVVPHQRCELLGDSDQFITTYTFGTHTAKHTFCKVCGITSFYTPQSNPDGIAVTRACLDPGTLSHVEIRNFDGKNWEDFCDQSGIALQSKIQMAFTREDYH; encoded by the coding sequence ATGGAATCCGAGTTAGTACTGCACAATGGCGGTTGCCACTGTAAGAAAGTAAGATGGAAAGTCCAAGCACCCACTAGTGTTATTGCTTGGAAATGCAACTGTTCTGACTGCTCCATGAGAGGGAACGTTCACTTTGTTGTCCCACATCAAAGGTGTGAGCTTTTGGGTGATTCGGACCAGTTCATTACTACATACACTTTCGGAACTCACACCGCGAAACATACATTCTGTAAGGTTTGTGGAATAACTTCATTCTATACACCACAGTCGAACCCCGATGGCATTGCTGTGACACGTGCATGTTTAGACCCTGGAACGCTTTCCCATGTCGAGATTCGGAATTTTGATGGCAAGAATTGGGAAGACTTCTGTGATCAGAGTGGCATTGCTTTACAATCCAAAATTCAAATGGCTTTCACAAGAGAGGATTACCATTAA
- the LOC108470186 gene encoding uncharacterized protein LOC108470186, with translation MESELVLHNGGCHCKKVRWKVQAPISIIAWKCNCSDCSMRGNVHFVVPRQRFELLGDSNQFITTYTFGTHTAKHTFCKVCGITSFYTPRSNPDGIAVTLACLDPGTLSHVEIRHADGKNWEDFFHRSGIALQSKIHSSQ, from the coding sequence ATGGAATCCGAGTTAGTACTGCACAATGGCGGTTGCCACTGTAAGAAAGTAAGATGGAAAGTCCAAGCACCTATTAGTATTATTGCTTGGAAATGCAACTGTTCTGACTGCTCCATGAGAGGGAACGTTCACTTTGTTGTCCCGCGTcaaaggttcgagcttttgggtgATTCGAACCAGTTCATTACTACGTACACTTTTGGAACTCACACCGCCAAACATACATTCTGTAAGGTTTGTGGAATAACTTCATTCTATACACCACGGTCGAACCCCGATGGCATTGCTGTGACACTCGCGTGTTTAGACCCTGGGACACTTTCCCATGTCGAGATTCGGCATGCTGATGGCAAGAATTGGGAGGACTTCTTCCATCGGAGCGGCATTGCTTTACAATCCAAAATCCATTCCTCTCAGTAG
- the LOC108468481 gene encoding uncharacterized protein LOC108468481, giving the protein MKEWSPQDAMKAYLDTLHLVSSSLPTAWNPTAKSTVEEDDKQGLIEPNCMELISAMAAGKGAKHIVEITTQGITPLTIALAVAAKHTGGQLSCILPSHHHHHHHHTADHLQQYINLVHAEPTNTSPRETIIKQIKMRLKNVDFAVIDCKFDDEYLKLMFKTMVEEEDGIKTGSTVIVHNIHHKKDGSIFGQLLRKKRVEAVTLPIGEGTEMTRILGCRFKRRNRFLVTFHN; this is encoded by the coding sequence atgaaggaatggTCTCCTCAAGATGCCATGAAAGCTTATTTGGACACACTTCATCTTGTAAGTTCATCTTTACCTACTGCATGGAACCCAACTGCAAAGAGCACAGTTGAAGAAGATGACAAGCAAGGACTAATAGAACCCAACTGCATGGAACTGATATCAGCCATGGCAGCCGGCAAAGGAGCCAAACACATCGTTGAAATCACAACCCAAGGCATTACACCATTAACCATCGCACTCGCTGTCGCAGCAAAACACACCGGCGGTCAACTCAGTTGCATCCTCCCatcccaccaccaccaccaccaccaccacaccGCCGATCATCTTCAACAATACATAAATCTGGTTCACGCTGAACCCACCAACACTAGCCCACGCGAGACAATCATAAAACAGATAAAAATGCGGTTGAAGAACGTGGATTTTGCAGTGATCGATTGTAAGTTCGACGATGAGTACTTGAAATTAATGTTTAAAACAATGGTGGAGGAGGAGGATGGTATCAAAACAGGGTCGACTGTGATAGTTCATAATATTCATCATAAAAAAGATGGGTCGATATTTGGTCAACTTTTGAGGAAAAAGAGAGTGGAAGCTGTGACTTTGCCTATTGGTGAAGGAACTGAGATGACTCGAATTTTGGGATGTAGGTTTAAGAGACGAAATAGGTTTCTCGTCACCTTCCATAATTGA